Proteins from a single region of Rhinatrema bivittatum chromosome 13, aRhiBiv1.1, whole genome shotgun sequence:
- the LOC115075280 gene encoding uncharacterized protein LOC115075280: MANPLPLREKLKDSISEDIRRQLQRESLQDNVQEQSSIIYNKCLTFLQDCVLAIRGQPLHKYVLPVPSHGHAAANLNYFRELAYNICDLAKTVNDNEPRLNTKQRNIYHDVMTSVHCQSGRIFFIDTPGSTDKTFLINLLLARVQRDSNISIAVASSGITVMLLEGGQMAHSAFKLPLNLNNTETPLCNISKQSNMAQILRQCKLIVWDECTMAHRGGIEALHRMLPDIRNNSLTGELTVLLTGDFRQTLPVVLQGTCADEVKASFKSSYLWPKVKVLSLRVNMRVHLTGDFKAGEISCLLLAIGDGTLHEQDGKVKLMANLYHLVTDLKSLTQKVYPDLQNIHMKDTSWFRERAILTSTNDTTNSINDTLLQAFTSETKTYKSVDSVKVDDAVHYPVDFLHSLNPPGIPQHNLILKIGTPIMLLRNLQPPKLCNGTRLQVKSLHRNIIEAIIFTGCGREEMVFIPRIPLIPADIPFQFKRLQFPVGVCFAMTINKSQGQTLKVVGVDLRHHCFSHGQLYVAFSRVSSADSLIILQPEGRTANVVYKEILML; encoded by the coding sequence ATGGCAAACCCCTTACCACTAAGGGAAAAACTTAAAGATAGTATTTCAGAGGATATTCGTAGACAGCTGCAGAGGGAATCTCTCCAAGACAATGTCCAAGAACAGTCGTCCATAATCTATAACAAATGCCTCACCTTCCTTCAGGATTGTGTGCTGGCTATAAGAGGTCAACCTCTTCACAAGTATGTCTTGCCTGTGCCATCACATGGACATGCTGCAGCTAACCTCAACTATTTCAGAGAGCTGGCTTACAACATCTGCGATCTAGCCAAGACAGTCAACGACAATGAGCCAAGGCTGAACACCAAGCAGAGGAACATCTATCACGATGTCATGACCAGTGTTCACTGTCAAAGTGGCCGAATCTTTTTCATAGACACTCCAGGAAGTACTGATAAAACATTCCTCATCAACCTGTTGCTTGCCAGGGTACAAAGAGACTCAAACATTTCCATTGCTGTGGCTTCTTCTGGCATCACAGTGATGCTTCTAGAAGGTGGACAGATGGCACACTCTGCCTTCAAGCTTCCTCTCAATCTCAACAACACTGAAACACCTCTGTGCAACATCTCCAAGCAGAGCAACATGGCGCAGATACTCCGACAGTGCAAACTCATAGTGTGGGATGAGTGCACCATGGCCCACAGAGGCGGCATCGAGGCTCTCCATAGGATGCTCCCAGACATCCGAAACAATAGCCTCACGGGAGAGTTGACAGTACTGCTCACTGGGGACTTCAGACAGACTCTGCCAGTTGTTCTGCAGGGGACCTGTGCTGATGAAGTTAAAGCCTCTTTCAAGTCCTCTTACCTGTGGCCCAAAGTGAAAGTCCTGTCCTTAAGAGTGAACATGAGGGTGCACCTGACAGGTGACTTCAAGGCAGGAGAGATTTCATGCCTTCTTTTGGCTATAGGAGATGGTACACTCCATGAACAAGATGGCAAAGTGAAACTGATGGCAAATCTATATCACCTGGTCACAGATTTGAAAAGTCTTACACAAAAGGTATACCCGGATCTTCAAAACATCCATATGAAGGACACATCATGGTTtagagagagggcaattttaacTTCTACAAATGACACGACAAACTCTATCAATGACACACTCCTGCAGGCGTTCACTTCAGAAACAAAAACTTATAAGTCTGTGGACTCGGTTAAAGTTGATGATGCGGTACATTACCCTGTCGATTTCCTGCACAGTCTCAACCCTCCAGGCATTCCTCAGCACAATCTCATTTTGAAGATCGGCACACCAATTATGTTACTAAGAAATCTACAGCCACCAAAACTCTGCAATGGCACCAGACTTCAAGTCAAGTCCCTCCATAGAAATATCATTGAAGCAATCATTTTCACAGGTTGTGGACGAGAGGAAATGGTTTTCATCCCTCGTATCCCCCTTATACCAGCAGACATACCCTTTCAATTTAAACGCCTGCAGTTCCCGGTCGGAGTGTGCTTCGCGATGACTATTAACAAATCTCAGGGCCAGACTCTCAAAGTCGTTGGTGTTGACTTGAGGCACCACTGCTTCTCGCACGGCCAGCTGTATGTGGCATTCTCTAGAGTCAGCTCAGCTGATAGCCTCATCATACTACAGCCAGAGGGTCGCACAGCAAACGTTGTATACAAAGAAATCCTTATGTTGTGA